From Triticum urartu cultivar G1812 chromosome 2, Tu2.1, whole genome shotgun sequence, a single genomic window includes:
- the LOC125537774 gene encoding uncharacterized protein LOC125537774: MPGRGGEEGAAVRLARIRKRRALSSSDASNAARRLRSRRPAVLLIRRGREGGAAMSDSSSRSRHCRRQVADGASARRLVTAFWQSDKDRLFGEEQDVLLMDKDASARRSLVPRSNASTEVSKSSRSRTKIKMFEEAGGRKGSCHNGHGQWPSADVMSNCSAMEIGTHPQDDVSRCPEEKATQLKDLYNSLIASKELAKVLAHIWGELNPSTVSLISALRSELDLARAHVRRLIKEQKAERSEIDDLKKELVEEMEAWKAKQKEKAATALQYVVTELDSEKKSRRRAERANEKLGAALADAESSLRAANKELERERKCRGRVEMMCGELVRGIGEDRAEVEALKREAEDAQRELEKEREMLHLADEWREQRVQMKLLEARLQFEEKNSALTQLHDELQACLDAKKGQEPEKTDQMPSARASENGGAASGPVPAPDNAGDGGFSEDCDSEGSDMHSIELNVDGNGNLHTWSYTPSSRRDRRVGATTHGSFPEDRRTDDAGSRGGDRKTSRETDDALEGDWAEGCSHGVLNFDHDEERYQAIKDLREQMLAGSGLLMSQGRETAQSQYCIL, encoded by the exons ATGCCGGGACGCGGCGGGGAGGAGGGCGCGGCGGTGAGGCTGGCCAGGATCCGCAAGCGCCGCGCGCTGTCCTCCTCCGACGCCTCCAACGCGGCGAGGAGGCTGAGGTCCAGGAGGCCTGCGGTGCTGCTGATACGCAGGGGGAGGGAAGGAGGCGCGGCcatgtcggactcgtcgtcccgGAGCCGGCATTGCCGTCGCCAGGTCGCCGACGGCGCGTCGGCGAGGAGGCTCGTCACCGCCTTCTGGCAGTCGGACAAGGACAGGCTGTTCGGGGAGGAGCAAGATGTCCTGCTCATGGACAAGGACGCGTCGGCGCGCCGGAGCCTGGTTCCTCGGAGCAACGCCTCCACGGAG GTTTCCAAGAGCTCAAGAAGCAGGACCAAAATCAAAATGTTTGAGGAGGCCGGTGGCCGGAAGGGGAGCTGCCACAACGGCCATGGACAGTGGCCTTCAGCAGATGTCATGAGCAACTGCAGCGCAATGGAG ATTGGCACACACCCTCAAGACGATGTTTCAAGATGCCCTGAAGAGAAAGCAACCCAGCTGAAGGATCTGTATAACAGCTTGATTGCGTCCAAGGAGCTCGCCAAGGTGCTAGCACACATCTGGGGAGAGCTGAACCCATCAACCGTCTCACTCATCTCTGCGCTGCGCTCCGAGCTCGATCTTGCGCGCGCCCACGTGCGAAGGCTCATCAAGGAGCAGAAAGCAGAGCGCAGCGAGATCGACGACCTGAAGAAGGAGCTCGTGGAGGAAATGGAGGCCTGGAAGGCCAAGCAGAAGGAGAAGGCCGCGACCGCCCTGCAGTACGTCGTCACGGAGCTGGACAGCGAGAAGAAGTCGAGGAGAAGAGCAGAGAGGGCGAACGAGAAGCTCGGCGCCGCATTGGCCGACGCCGAGTCCTCGCTGCGCGCGGCCAACAAAGAGCTGGAGAGGGAAAGGAAGTGCAGAGGGAGGGTGGAGATGATGTGCGGCGAGCTCGTGAGAGGCATCGGCGAGGACAGGGCCGAGGTGGAGGCGCTCAAGAGAGAAGCTGAGGACGCGCAACGGGAGCTGGAGAAAGAGCGGGAGATGCTCCATCTCGCGGACGAGTGGCGCGAGCAACGGGTCCAGATGAAGCTGCTGGAGGCGCGGCTTCAGTTCGAGGAGAAGAACTCGGCGCTCACCCAGCTGCACGACGAGCTGCAGGCGTGTCTGGACGCCAAGAAGGGCCAGGAGCCTGAGAAAACCGATCAGATGCCATCAGCCCGTGCGTCTGAAAATGGAGGCGCTGCCTCTGGCCCTGTTCCAGCTCCAGACAATGCTGGTGACGGAGGATTCAGTGAGGATTGCGACTCGGAGGGGAGTGACATGCACTCGATCGAGCTGAATGTCGACGGCAACGGCAATTTGCATACCTGGAGCTACACTCCTTCGTCGAGGCGCGACCGGAGAGTGGGTGCGACGACGCATGGATCGTTTCCGGAGGACAGACGGACGGATGATGCCGGCTCGCGCGGCGGCGACCGGAAAACGTCCCGGGAGACAGATGACGCGCTGGAGGGGGACTGGGCAGAAGGGTGCAGCCACGGAGTGCTCAACTTTGATCATGACGAGGAGAGGTACCAGGCCATCAAGGATCTCAGGGAGCAGATGCTGGCTGGATCTGGGCTCCTCATGTCACAGGGCAGAGAAACTGCTCAAAGTCAGTACTGTATCTTGTGA